In Streptomyces sp. NBC_00704, a genomic segment contains:
- a CDS encoding SDR family oxidoreductase, with the protein MTSAARDDGALCLVTGATGYVGGRLVPELLAAGHRVRCLARDPDRLRDHPWAGDVETVRGDVTDAASVAAALDGVGVAYYLVHALASGDDFEETDRRAARIFGERCRAAGVRRIVYLGGLTPADVPERELSPHLRSRAEVGRILLDSGVPAAVLRAAVVIGSGSASFEMLRYLTERLPVMVTPSWVHTRIQPVAVRDVLRALVGCARLPDDVSRTFDIGGPDVLTYREMMLRYAAIAGLPRRLIVSLPMLTPGLSSHWVGLVTPVPASIARPLTESLRHEVVCHEHDIARHVPDPPGHPLGFDEAVRLALRKVREAQVATRWSSASVPGAPSDPLPTDPGWAGGSLYTDVRDLAVDAPPASLWRVIEGIGGDNGWYSFPLAWAVRGRLDRLAGGVGLRRGRRDAARLRVGDSLDFWRVEEIEPGRMLRLRAEMRLPGLAWLELRAEAGADGRARFHQRAVFHPRGLLGHAYWWSVAPFHALVFGGMARNIAQAAVADAAARAHEPAR; encoded by the coding sequence ATGACCTCAGCGGCCCGCGACGACGGAGCGCTCTGCCTGGTGACCGGCGCCACGGGATACGTAGGCGGCCGGCTCGTCCCCGAACTGCTGGCCGCCGGGCACCGGGTGCGCTGTCTGGCCCGCGATCCCGACCGGCTGCGCGACCACCCGTGGGCCGGCGACGTCGAGACCGTGCGCGGCGACGTCACGGACGCCGCGTCGGTCGCCGCGGCCCTCGACGGCGTCGGGGTCGCCTACTACCTGGTGCACGCGCTCGCCTCGGGCGACGACTTCGAGGAGACGGACCGCAGGGCCGCCCGGATCTTCGGGGAGCGGTGCCGGGCGGCGGGCGTGCGACGCATCGTCTACCTCGGCGGCCTCACCCCGGCCGACGTGCCCGAACGCGAGCTGTCGCCGCACCTGCGCTCCCGTGCCGAGGTGGGGCGGATCCTGCTGGACTCCGGCGTGCCCGCCGCCGTGCTGCGGGCCGCGGTGGTGATCGGCTCCGGGTCCGCCTCCTTCGAGATGCTGCGCTATCTGACCGAGCGGCTGCCGGTGATGGTCACCCCCAGCTGGGTGCACACCCGGATCCAGCCCGTGGCCGTGCGCGACGTGCTGCGCGCCCTGGTCGGCTGCGCCCGCCTCCCGGACGACGTCAGCCGCACCTTCGACATCGGCGGTCCGGACGTCCTGACGTACCGGGAGATGATGCTCCGCTACGCGGCGATCGCCGGGCTTCCGCGCCGGCTGATCGTGTCGCTGCCGATGCTCACCCCCGGTCTGTCCAGTCACTGGGTCGGGCTGGTCACGCCCGTGCCGGCCTCGATCGCCCGCCCGCTCACCGAGTCGCTGCGGCACGAGGTGGTCTGCCACGAGCACGACATCGCCCGCCATGTGCCGGACCCGCCGGGCCATCCCCTGGGCTTCGACGAGGCGGTCCGGCTCGCCCTGCGCAAGGTGCGCGAGGCGCAGGTCGCCACCCGCTGGTCCTCCGCCTCCGTCCCCGGCGCCCCGAGCGACCCGCTGCCCACCGACCCCGGCTGGGCCGGCGGCAGCCTCTACACCGACGTCCGCGACCTCGCCGTCGACGCGCCGCCCGCGTCGCTGTGGCGGGTCATCGAGGGCATCGGCGGCGACAACGGCTGGTACTCCTTCCCGCTCGCCTGGGCCGTCCGCGGCCGGCTCGACCGGCTGGCCGGCGGGGTGGGACTGCGCCGGGGCCGCCGGGACGCCGCCCGGCTGCGGGTGGGCGACTCGCTCGACTTCTGGCGCGTCGAGGAGATCGAGCCGGGACGGATGCTGCGGCTGCGGGCCGAGATGCGGCTGCCGGGCCTGGCCTGGCTGGAACTGCGGGCCGAGGCCGGCGCCGACGGCCGCGCCCGCTTCCACCAGCGCGCGGTGTTCCACCCCCGCGGACTGCTCGGCCACGCCTACTGGTGGAGCGTGGCGCCCTTCCACGCGCTCGTCTTCGGCGGCATGGCCCGCAACATCGCCCAGGCGGCGGTCGCGGACGCCGCGGCCCGGGCCCACGAGCCGGCCCGCTGA
- a CDS encoding LysR family transcriptional regulator codes for MEHSDGRPAGPLDLNLLRTFLAVYRSGSFTGAAQLLRVSQPTVTTQMRALERQTGRELFERLPRGVAPTAVADELAARVSAPLDELAVVAGPDPAAGGARPADPVHLAGPAELLCTRALPALAPLMARGVRLRVATGLTDALLEELRAGRHDLVVATTRPRGRTLHAVPLTDEEFVLVAAPVWAERLRDPLAADGPAALLGVPLLTYAEDLPIARRYWRHVFGRRLSGSAAVTVPDLRGVLAAAVAGAGVTVLPRYLCLGELASGALVALHEPPDPPINTAYLVQRPGAVANPDVTAVRELLLSAARQW; via the coding sequence GTGGAACACAGCGACGGCCGGCCCGCCGGCCCCCTCGACCTGAATCTGCTGCGCACCTTCCTCGCGGTGTACCGCTCGGGCTCGTTCACCGGCGCGGCGCAGCTGCTGAGGGTGTCCCAGCCGACCGTGACGACGCAGATGCGGGCGCTGGAACGGCAGACCGGCCGCGAGCTGTTCGAGCGGCTCCCGCGCGGGGTCGCCCCGACCGCGGTCGCCGACGAGCTGGCGGCCCGGGTGTCCGCGCCGCTCGACGAGCTGGCCGTCGTGGCGGGCCCGGACCCCGCGGCGGGCGGGGCCCGGCCGGCCGACCCCGTGCATCTCGCCGGACCGGCCGAACTGCTGTGCACCCGCGCCCTGCCCGCCCTGGCCCCGCTGATGGCCCGGGGCGTCCGGCTGCGCGTCGCCACCGGCCTGACCGACGCCCTGCTGGAGGAACTGCGGGCCGGGCGCCACGACCTGGTCGTCGCCACCACCCGCCCCCGCGGCCGCACCCTGCACGCGGTCCCGCTGACGGACGAGGAGTTCGTCCTCGTCGCCGCCCCGGTGTGGGCCGAGCGGCTGCGGGACCCGCTGGCCGCCGACGGCCCGGCCGCCCTGCTGGGCGTCCCGCTGCTCACGTACGCCGAGGACCTGCCCATCGCCCGCCGCTACTGGCGGCACGTGTTCGGCCGGCGTCTGTCGGGCTCCGCCGCGGTGACCGTGCCCGACCTGCGCGGGGTGCTGGCCGCCGCCGTCGCGGGGGCGGGCGTCACGGTGCTGCCCCGCTACCTCTGCCTCGGCGAACTGGCCTCCGGGGCGCTCGTCGCGCTCCACGAGCCGCCGGACCCGCCGATCAACACGGCGTACCTGGTCCAGCGGCCCGGCGCCGTCGCGAACCCGGACGTGACCGCCGTGCGCGAGCTGCTGCTGAGCGCGGCCCGGCAGTGGTGA
- a CDS encoding type 1 glutamine amidotransferase domain-containing protein, which yields MAKILFVLSGADHWTLADGTQHPTGFWAEEAAAPYEAFRAAGHEVVVATPGGVVPTVDKGSLAAEVNGGQDGADRVAAVLAGMTELQRPLRLEDVDLGDYAAVFYPGGHGPMEDLAVDAVSGRLLADALASGRPLGVVCHGPAALLAAVTENGANAFAGYRIAAFTNAEEQQAGLADKAKWLLQDRLTEAGVDVQVGEPWAPHVVVDRNLVTGQNPASSAPLADELLKKLS from the coding sequence ATGGCAAAGATTCTTTTCGTGCTGTCCGGCGCCGACCACTGGACGCTCGCCGACGGCACTCAGCACCCGACCGGCTTCTGGGCGGAGGAGGCCGCCGCGCCCTACGAGGCGTTCCGGGCGGCGGGCCACGAGGTCGTCGTCGCCACGCCGGGCGGCGTCGTGCCCACCGTGGACAAGGGCAGCCTGGCCGCGGAGGTCAACGGCGGGCAGGACGGCGCCGACCGGGTCGCCGCCGTGCTCGCGGGCATGACGGAGCTTCAGCGTCCGCTGCGGCTGGAGGACGTCGACCTCGGCGACTACGCGGCGGTCTTCTACCCGGGCGGCCACGGCCCGATGGAGGACCTGGCCGTCGACGCCGTCTCCGGTCGCCTGCTGGCCGACGCCCTCGCCTCGGGCAGGCCCCTGGGCGTCGTCTGCCACGGCCCCGCGGCCCTGCTCGCCGCGGTCACCGAGAACGGCGCCAACGCCTTCGCCGGCTACCGGATCGCCGCGTTCACCAACGCCGAGGAGCAGCAGGCCGGTCTGGCCGACAAGGCCAAGTGGCTGCTCCAGGACCGGCTCACCGAGGCGGGCGTCGACGTACAGGTCGGCGAGCCCTGGGCGCCGCACGTCGTGGTCGACCGCAACCTCGTCACCGGCCAGAACCCCGCCTCCTCGGCCCCGCTCGCCGACGAACTGCTGAAGAAGCTGAGCTGA
- a CDS encoding MerR family transcriptional regulator produces MSESPSPRDAGLTTGALAHRLGVAPTTLRSWDRRYGIGPAVRADGRHRRWRPGDVAVLEAMCRLTSSGVPPADAARAAKEAVQRTSAEPAGAAVAGADPAGEWASAPDVPGPDGGDVRQECRGLARAAVRLDAPAVGEMLEAAVRRHGLAVAWQEVMVPTLHAVGRKWASSGDRYVEVEHLLSWQVSTALRRAPHAVVPGGPEGAPGPVLLACVPGEQHSLPLEALHAGLLQLGVPARMFGAAVPVEALTAAVRRLGPVAVVLWAQTRSTASLPLARHLSDTRWGVTGARRAPTVVLGGPGWAGRSAPGLPRPTGLSDALTLLAGVHGSHGPQGSHGSHGA; encoded by the coding sequence ATGAGCGAGTCGCCGAGTCCGCGGGACGCCGGCCTGACCACCGGCGCGCTGGCCCACCGGCTCGGCGTCGCGCCCACCACCTTGCGTTCCTGGGACCGGCGCTACGGCATCGGGCCCGCCGTGCGCGCGGACGGCCGGCACCGGCGCTGGCGGCCGGGCGACGTGGCCGTGCTGGAGGCGATGTGCCGGCTCACCTCGTCCGGCGTGCCGCCCGCCGACGCGGCGCGCGCGGCGAAGGAGGCGGTGCAGCGGACGTCCGCCGAGCCCGCGGGCGCTGCCGTCGCGGGGGCGGACCCGGCCGGTGAGTGGGCCTCGGCGCCGGACGTTCCCGGCCCCGACGGCGGCGACGTCCGCCAGGAGTGCCGGGGCCTGGCCCGGGCCGCCGTGCGGCTGGACGCGCCGGCCGTGGGGGAGATGCTGGAAGCGGCCGTGCGACGGCACGGGCTCGCCGTCGCCTGGCAGGAGGTGATGGTCCCCACGCTGCACGCCGTGGGCCGCAAGTGGGCGTCGTCCGGCGACCGTTACGTCGAGGTGGAGCATCTGCTGTCCTGGCAGGTCTCCACCGCGCTGCGCCGTGCGCCCCACGCCGTCGTGCCGGGCGGGCCGGAGGGCGCGCCCGGGCCGGTGCTGCTGGCCTGCGTGCCGGGCGAGCAGCACAGCCTGCCCCTGGAGGCGCTTCACGCGGGCCTTCTCCAACTCGGCGTCCCGGCCAGGATGTTCGGGGCGGCCGTGCCCGTCGAGGCGCTCACCGCGGCCGTGCGGCGGCTGGGCCCGGTCGCCGTGGTGCTGTGGGCGCAGACGCGCTCCACCGCCAGCCTGCCCCTGGCCCGGCATCTCTCCGACACCCGCTGGGGCGTCACCGGGGCCCGCCGGGCTCCGACCGTGGTGCTCGGCGGCCCCGGCTGGGCCGGCCGCTCCGCCCCGGGCCTGCCCCGGCCGACGGGCCTGAGCGACGCGCTGACACTGCTGGCCGGCGTGCACGGATCGCACGGGCCGCAGGGATCGCACGGATCGCACGGGGCCTGA
- a CDS encoding SPW repeat protein, producing MANVSPTRGDMSTHPDVHEMQARYARMLGGRDVALVDGPVFLLGLYCAVSPWVLHYTASQPALVTHNLIVGIAIALLGLGFTAAPARMYGLSWAMCAAGIWMIVAPWVVGDSPDAGVAVNNIVIGALALLLGLMCIATAMRSTRTPTPTP from the coding sequence ATGGCCAACGTCTCGCCCACCAGAGGCGACATGTCGACGCACCCCGACGTGCATGAGATGCAGGCCCGCTACGCCCGCATGCTCGGCGGTCGTGACGTGGCACTCGTGGACGGACCGGTGTTCCTGCTCGGTCTGTACTGCGCCGTGTCCCCGTGGGTCCTGCACTACACCGCCAGTCAGCCCGCCCTCGTGACCCACAACCTGATCGTCGGCATCGCGATCGCCCTGCTGGGCCTCGGCTTCACGGCGGCTCCCGCCCGGATGTACGGCCTGAGCTGGGCCATGTGCGCGGCGGGCATCTGGATGATCGTCGCGCCGTGGGTGGTCGGCGACAGCCCGGACGCCGGTGTCGCGGTCAACAACATCGTCATCGGCGCGCTGGCCCTGCTCCTCGGCCTGATGTGCATTGCCACGGCGATGCGGAGCACCCGCACCCCCACCCCCACCCCGTAG
- a CDS encoding GlsB/YeaQ/YmgE family stress response membrane protein, with the protein MEIDGIISAIFIGIVIGVLGRLVVPGRQRIGVLWTIGVGIAAALVGSLLAAGLGVDDTKGVDWIEWLIQIGLAAVGVAALDRAKSRR; encoded by the coding sequence ATGGAGATCGACGGCATCATCAGTGCCATCTTCATCGGCATCGTCATCGGCGTGCTCGGGCGGCTCGTCGTGCCGGGGCGGCAGCGCATCGGCGTGCTGTGGACGATCGGGGTCGGCATCGCGGCCGCGCTGGTCGGCTCCCTGCTCGCCGCGGGCCTGGGCGTGGACGACACGAAGGGCGTCGACTGGATCGAGTGGCTCATCCAGATCGGGCTGGCCGCGGTGGGCGTCGCGGCACTGGACCGCGCGAAGTCGCGCCGCTGA
- a CDS encoding GNAT family N-acetyltransferase, translated as MDHAEVLALYDREMREGARPESSDARIERAGGVVRHVGGDGGWSGVLWSGLDAADADAAIAEQIAYFGRLGHEFEWKLYGHDRPADLGRRLVAAGFAADPEETLMVSGTREQLVDAPPPEGVRIVTVTDRVGVELMVEANERAFGRDGSWLRDLLLARLASDPGELVALVALAGDVPVSSARMELVPGTGFAGLWGGGTVDGWRGRGLYRALIAHRARIAAERGYPYLQVDASDQSRPILGRLGFAALTTTTPYVYAP; from the coding sequence ATGGATCATGCCGAGGTACTCGCCCTGTACGACCGGGAGATGCGCGAAGGCGCGCGCCCCGAGAGCTCCGACGCCCGGATCGAGAGGGCCGGCGGCGTGGTCCGGCACGTGGGCGGTGACGGCGGCTGGAGCGGCGTGCTGTGGTCCGGCCTAGACGCGGCCGACGCCGACGCGGCCATCGCCGAGCAGATCGCCTACTTCGGCCGTCTCGGCCACGAGTTCGAGTGGAAGCTGTACGGGCACGACCGTCCGGCCGACCTCGGGCGGCGGCTCGTGGCGGCGGGCTTCGCGGCCGATCCCGAGGAGACCCTGATGGTGAGCGGGACGAGGGAGCAACTCGTCGACGCCCCGCCGCCCGAGGGCGTGCGCATCGTCACCGTGACCGACCGGGTGGGCGTCGAGCTCATGGTCGAGGCGAACGAGCGGGCCTTCGGCCGCGACGGCTCCTGGCTGCGCGACCTCCTGCTCGCCCGCCTCGCCTCCGACCCGGGCGAACTGGTCGCCCTCGTCGCACTGGCGGGGGACGTGCCGGTGAGTTCGGCGCGGATGGAACTCGTCCCGGGCACCGGGTTCGCCGGCCTGTGGGGCGGCGGCACCGTCGACGGCTGGCGGGGCCGGGGTCTCTACCGCGCGCTGATCGCCCACCGCGCCCGCATCGCCGCCGAACGCGGCTACCCGTACCTCCAGGTCGACGCCTCCGACCAGAGCCGCCCCATCCTCGGCCGCCTCGGCTTCGCCGCGCTGACCACGACGACCCCGTACGTCTACGCGCCCTGA
- a CDS encoding chaplin translates to MRRVTRTGVLAVAAVSGAMAVTLPAHADSAADGSAVGSPGLISGNGVQLPVHLPVNLCGNTVSVVGVLNPAAGNTCANTGTSTGHGAHRGPSGGPGAGTHGAHHASSSSSGSSSSSGHGGGATALGDAVGSPGVVSGNGIKLPVDLPVNVSGNSVNVVGIADPAFGNVSVNASDEEPGEPAPHPPVRHNPPSQSQHPGPRAEPPAHAPQTMGPVAALARTGADAALPALAGSTALMLGGALLYRRFRPSTER, encoded by the coding sequence ATGAGACGGGTTACCCGAACCGGTGTGCTGGCCGTCGCAGCAGTCTCCGGCGCGATGGCCGTGACACTGCCCGCCCACGCCGACTCCGCGGCCGACGGCTCCGCGGTCGGCTCGCCCGGGCTGATCTCCGGCAACGGTGTGCAGCTGCCCGTGCACCTTCCGGTGAACCTGTGCGGAAACACGGTGAGCGTGGTGGGCGTGCTGAACCCCGCCGCGGGCAACACCTGCGCCAACACGGGCACGTCCACCGGGCACGGCGCGCATCGCGGCCCCTCCGGAGGCCCCGGCGCCGGGACGCACGGCGCGCACCACGCCTCCTCGTCCTCCTCCGGCTCCTCGTCCTCGTCCGGCCACGGCGGCGGCGCGACCGCGCTCGGCGACGCGGTGGGCTCCCCGGGCGTCGTCTCCGGCAACGGGATCAAGCTGCCGGTGGACCTCCCGGTGAACGTCAGCGGCAACAGCGTGAACGTCGTCGGCATCGCGGACCCGGCCTTCGGCAACGTGTCCGTCAACGCCTCCGACGAGGAGCCCGGCGAGCCCGCGCCGCACCCCCCGGTCCGGCACAACCCGCCGTCGCAGTCCCAGCACCCGGGTCCGCGGGCCGAGCCCCCGGCTCACGCCCCGCAGACCATGGGGCCCGTCGCCGCGCTCGCCCGCACCGGAGCCGACGCCGCCCTGCCCGCCCTCGCCGGCAGCACCGCCCTGATGCTCGGCGGAGCGCTGCTCTACCGGAGGTTCCGCCCGAGCACGGAGCGCTGA
- a CDS encoding alpha/beta hydrolase, protein MLAKLSTRPGLRRCALAATAALTLMGAGLPSLAAHGGADADDPLDLSRFHDQKVVWSACRGDGMPKDLQCAKVTVPLDYAHPGRATLDLAIARYRATGHKRGSVVLDFGGPGGAGVPELAHSGKEFMDLTDGYDVVAFDPRGVGRSSPVSCGNGQQSALASLDDDTALADPQALLPRLKKAAAVCAEHSGPVLPHIGTVDAARDLDVIRQALGDKKLNYLGFSYGSRLGAVYAAQFPGKVGRMVLDGVDTLTEPLTEQGLAGARGQQMALDDFVGWCVKDIACPLGRDPRMGREGVVRLVRSLDENPLPTDFGADFTGQDLVGAIGQGLYSRELWPLLERALAQLIEGGDASGVLGFAGGGIALPLPFPLRSPGAGPSPGALVDAEDVPPDNLPAALMAINCADDPDRPTARQVTADLRRLRAAYDKASPVFGRYRLTEVLMCYGRPKGTDFIRDEVKDLRTPRMLLVGTRGDPATPYRWTVETAKRLGPSAVVLDNRSEGHTGYGTSKCVHRKVDDFLLYGSLPPSGSSCGADDDAD, encoded by the coding sequence ATGCTGGCCAAGCTGTCGACGCGGCCCGGGTTGCGACGCTGCGCGCTCGCCGCCACCGCCGCACTGACCCTGATGGGCGCGGGTCTGCCGTCGCTCGCCGCCCACGGCGGGGCGGACGCGGACGACCCGCTCGACCTGTCCCGGTTCCACGACCAGAAGGTCGTCTGGTCGGCGTGCAGGGGCGACGGCATGCCGAAGGATCTGCAGTGCGCCAAGGTGACCGTCCCGCTCGACTACGCCCACCCCGGCAGGGCCACGCTCGACCTCGCGATCGCCCGTTACCGGGCCACCGGCCACAAGCGCGGTTCCGTGGTGCTCGACTTCGGCGGCCCCGGCGGCGCGGGGGTCCCCGAACTCGCCCACAGCGGGAAGGAGTTCATGGATCTCACGGACGGCTACGACGTGGTCGCCTTCGACCCGCGGGGCGTCGGCCGCTCCTCCCCCGTGAGCTGCGGCAACGGACAGCAGAGCGCCCTGGCCTCGCTCGACGACGACACGGCCCTCGCCGATCCGCAGGCCCTGCTGCCCCGGCTGAAGAAGGCCGCCGCCGTCTGCGCCGAGCACTCCGGGCCCGTCCTGCCGCACATCGGCACGGTCGACGCGGCACGGGACCTGGACGTGATCCGCCAGGCGCTCGGCGACAAGAAGCTCAACTACCTGGGCTTCTCCTACGGCAGCCGGCTCGGCGCGGTGTACGCCGCCCAGTTCCCCGGCAAGGTGGGCCGGATGGTCCTCGACGGCGTCGACACGCTGACCGAGCCGCTCACCGAGCAGGGCCTCGCGGGCGCGCGCGGGCAGCAGATGGCGCTGGACGACTTCGTCGGCTGGTGCGTGAAGGACATCGCCTGCCCCCTCGGGCGGGATCCGCGGATGGGCCGCGAGGGCGTGGTGCGGCTGGTCCGCTCGCTCGACGAGAACCCGCTGCCGACGGACTTCGGCGCCGACTTCACCGGTCAGGACCTGGTCGGGGCCATCGGCCAGGGGCTGTACAGCAGGGAGCTGTGGCCGCTGCTGGAGCGGGCGCTGGCCCAGTTGATCGAGGGCGGCGACGCGAGCGGGGTCCTGGGTTTCGCCGGCGGCGGCATCGCGCTCCCGCTGCCCTTCCCGCTCCGGTCGCCGGGCGCCGGGCCCTCGCCCGGCGCGCTCGTCGACGCCGAGGACGTCCCGCCGGACAACCTGCCCGCCGCGCTGATGGCGATCAACTGCGCGGACGACCCCGACCGCCCGACCGCCCGGCAGGTCACCGCGGACCTGCGGCGGCTGCGGGCGGCCTACGACAAGGCGTCGCCGGTGTTCGGCCGCTACCGGCTGACGGAGGTGCTGATGTGCTACGGCCGCCCGAAGGGCACCGACTTCATCCGCGACGAGGTGAAGGACCTCCGCACGCCGAGGATGCTCCTCGTCGGCACGCGCGGCGACCCGGCGACGCCGTACCGCTGGACCGTGGAGACGGCGAAGCGGCTCGGGCCGTCGGCCGTGGTGCTCGACAACAGGAGCGAGGGGCACACCGGGTACGGGACGTCCAAGTGCGTGCACCGCAAGGTCGACGACTTCCTGCTGTACGGCTCCCTCCCGCCCAGCGGCAGTTCGTGCGGCGCCGACGACGACGCCGACTGA
- a CDS encoding alpha/beta fold hydrolase produces the protein MPQLEVDGAALTYDDEGPRDGDGVPLVFVHGWTADRHRWDHQSAHFAARRRVIRLDLRGHGESGGAGVRTVAELAADLLALLDHLGVRRCVLVGHSMGGMIAQTVALSHPGRVERLVLVNSIARMTYSRGRGLLMGASTLVPFKMFVAANIRRAFAPGHPKDEIDAYVASSAGTPREVVMTLYGAMRAFDVLDRVREIQAPTLMIHGYHDIQLPVRQMLRMAMAYPDAVVRIIDAGHELPVERPAELTAAIDAFVTDRPGGADRAGVVEEAAAADGAGEAEGAGRSERIV, from the coding sequence ATGCCGCAGCTCGAAGTCGACGGCGCAGCCCTGACGTACGACGACGAGGGCCCGCGCGACGGGGACGGAGTGCCCCTGGTCTTCGTGCACGGCTGGACGGCCGACCGGCACCGCTGGGACCACCAGAGCGCGCACTTCGCCGCGCGCCGCCGGGTGATCAGACTCGACCTGCGCGGGCACGGCGAGAGCGGCGGAGCGGGCGTGCGGACGGTCGCGGAACTGGCCGCCGACCTCCTCGCCCTCCTCGACCATCTCGGCGTGCGGCGGTGCGTGCTCGTCGGCCACTCGATGGGCGGCATGATCGCGCAGACCGTCGCCCTCTCCCACCCCGGACGCGTGGAGCGCCTGGTGCTCGTGAACTCCATCGCGCGGATGACCTACAGCCGGGGGCGCGGCCTGCTGATGGGCGCCTCCACGCTTGTCCCCTTCAAGATGTTCGTCGCCGCCAACATCCGGCGCGCCTTCGCCCCCGGCCACCCCAAGGACGAGATCGACGCCTACGTCGCCTCCTCCGCCGGCACCCCGCGCGAGGTGGTCATGACGCTGTACGGCGCCATGCGCGCCTTCGACGTCCTCGACCGCGTCAGGGAGATCCAGGCGCCCACCCTGATGATCCACGGCTACCACGACATCCAGCTCCCCGTGCGGCAGATGCTGCGGATGGCCATGGCCTACCCCGACGCCGTCGTCCGCATCATCGACGCCGGACACGAACTCCCGGTCGAGAGGCCCGCCGAGCTGACCGCCGCGATCGACGCCTTCGTGACCGACAGGCCCGGTGGGGCCGACAGGGCCGGCGTCGTCGAGGAGGCCGCCGCGGCGGACGGCGCCGGCGAGGCCGAAGGGGCCGGCCGAAGCGAACGGATCGTCTGA
- a CDS encoding baeRF3 domain-containing protein: protein MEHALSPATLSELRRPRPYPAVSVLTPTHRREPENAQDRVRLRNVVAEAKKQLEHDPAVTRERRADVAGQLDRALAEIDLAHSEDGLVIYAAPGEHQVWSLARAVPERVVFSDTFLTRNLVSAQASERPFRVLSVSADRVTLWHGGDDRVTEARGGGFPLTRSRENFDAERRQRIGDQPSTFRDEDTRHFLRDAEAAVARLQRENPLPLYVTGEPAALALLDEQGPAVRNAVHLAHGGLSHGTPEAVWQAVRPALDERSRRDAEAVAAELDSARGQRTFAAGVDELWQSAREGRVRLLAVEENYRVTVRDDGEHLVPAASGDLDAREDIVDEIVEQCLETGAEVRFLPDGALDPVDGLAGVLRY from the coding sequence ATGGAGCACGCACTGAGCCCCGCGACCCTCTCCGAACTGCGCCGCCCGCGCCCCTATCCGGCGGTGTCCGTGCTGACGCCCACCCACCGGCGCGAACCCGAGAACGCCCAGGACCGCGTCCGGCTGCGCAATGTCGTGGCCGAGGCGAAGAAGCAGCTGGAGCACGATCCGGCGGTCACCCGCGAGCGGCGGGCCGACGTCGCCGGTCAGCTGGACCGGGCGCTGGCCGAGATCGATCTGGCGCACAGCGAGGACGGCCTGGTCATCTACGCCGCCCCCGGCGAGCACCAGGTGTGGTCGCTGGCCCGGGCCGTGCCCGAACGCGTCGTCTTCTCCGACACGTTCCTCACCCGCAACCTGGTCTCCGCGCAGGCCTCGGAGCGTCCCTTCCGGGTGCTGTCGGTCTCCGCCGACCGCGTCACGCTGTGGCACGGCGGCGACGACCGGGTCACCGAGGCGCGCGGCGGCGGGTTCCCGCTGACCAGGAGCCGGGAGAACTTCGACGCCGAGCGCCGGCAGCGGATCGGCGACCAGCCCAGCACCTTCCGGGACGAGGACACCCGCCACTTCCTGCGGGACGCCGAGGCCGCCGTGGCACGGCTCCAGCGCGAGAATCCGCTGCCGTTGTACGTCACCGGCGAGCCGGCGGCGCTGGCTCTCCTCGACGAGCAGGGCCCGGCCGTCCGCAACGCCGTGCACCTCGCGCACGGCGGGCTGTCGCACGGCACACCCGAGGCGGTGTGGCAGGCGGTGCGTCCCGCGCTCGACGAGCGGTCCCGGCGGGACGCCGAGGCCGTCGCCGCGGAACTCGACTCGGCCCGCGGGCAGCGGACGTTCGCGGCGGGCGTGGACGAGCTGTGGCAGAGCGCGCGGGAGGGCCGGGTGCGGCTGCTCGCCGTCGAGGAGAACTACCGCGTCACGGTCCGCGACGACGGCGAGCACCTCGTCCCCGCCGCGAGCGGCGACCTCGACGCCCGCGAGGACATCGTGGACGAGATCGTCGAGCAGTGCCTGGAGACCGGCGCGGAGGTGCGCTTCCTCCCGGACGGCGCCCTGGACCCGGTGGACGGCCTCGCCGGCGTGCTGCGTTACTGA